GCGGCCGCCCAGCGCCACTTCGGCCCACGGTTCTCGCGTCCATGGGTTGACGCTGTCGAACCGACCCCCGTCGCGGGACTCGACGTGCTCGCCGTCGATGACGTGCCGTACGAGGTCCATGATGCTCCGCCAGCCGTGGGTGCCGGCCCGGCAGCGCCGGCGTTGAACGCATGATAGGTGGCACCACCATGGCGGCCACCAGCGTTGTCCCGCCATGCGGGACCCTCGTGGGCCGGCGTCCGGGCCGACGCGGCGTCACCCCGTAACGGTCCCGAGGCACGCCGCGATCGCGGATGCGAGCCGATCCGCCGCTGCGTCGTCGAAGCGCAGGAACAGCGACGGCTCAACCAGCTCGATCTCGAGGACCAGCGGCTGGCCGTCAGCGCCGGGCAGCAGGTCGACCCGCGCGTACAGCAGGTCGCGGCGGTCGAAGGGCACCGCGTCGAGCGCGGCCTCCGCTGCGGCGCGCTCGCCGTCGCTCGGTGTGCGCGGATCGATCTGCTCAGCCGCGAACAGACCGCCCACCGTCTCGGGGGCGCCCGCCAGGATCGGGCCCTTGCGGACGGCGTGGCTGTAGTGTCCGCCGAGGTACACGAGGGCGGTCTCGCCGTCGTCGTCGACCCGCTCGACGTAAGGCTGGAGCAGCACGTTTCGGCCCTGCGCATGGAGGTGATCGACGTGCGCTCGGGCCCGGGGGGCCTCCTCGGCCGTGTAGCGCTCCGTGTCCTGCGAACCAGCCGACACCGTGGGCTTGACCACGAACCCACCAGTCGCGGGCAGCCCGACGGCCTCGCCCGGCTCGAGCACGCTCGACGGCACGATCGCGACGCCGCGGGCCGCCAGCTCCAGCAGGTAACGCTTGTCGCTGTTCCACTCGACGACGGCCGGGCGGTTGCGCAGCGCTCCCACGGCGTCGACGCCGGCGGCCCAGCGCACGAAGGCGTCACGCCGGCGCGGGTAGTCCCATGTGGAACGCAGCACCGCAAGATCCCAGGCCGACCAGTCCACCGCCCCGTCGTCCCAGACGCACACCCGCGACTCGATGCCGTGGCGCAACAGCGCGGCGGCGAGCACGGGAGCATCCTCGTCGAGGCCCACCGCCTCGGCCGCCGTCACGAGGGCGACACGGGGCGGGCCCGGAGCGCGGGGACGTCGACCGGCTGCCATCCGCACCGAACCCTACCCCCGCGGCCGCCGCCGACTGTCCGTCGCCACCTCGAGCCTCTGCGGCGACGGAGCGGCCGGATCGTCAGCGGGTGGTCGCGACCGCCTCGGCGAGCCGGTCCAGCAGCAGGTCCACCTCGTCGGCGGTGACCATCAGTGGCGGGCCCAGCCGGATCGTCCTCCCGTGGGTGTCCTTCGCCAGCACGCCCAGCTCGAGCAGGCGCTCGCAGACCGCCCGCCCGGTGCGGTCGCCGGCGATGTCGATGCCCGCCCACAAGCCCCGGACACGTACGGCGTCGACCTGGTCCGACGGCAGCGCCGCGAGTCCGCGACCCAGGCGTTCGCCCATGCGCGCGGCGTTCTCCTGGAACACCCCCGTCTCCAGCAGCTCGATCACGGCGCGCGCGACCGCACAGGCCAGCGGGTTGCCGCCGAAGGTGCTGCCGTGCGACCCCGGGGTCAGCACCCCGAGGACGTCGCGGCGGCTGACGACCGCCGACACCGGCACGATGCCGCCGCCCAGGGCCTTGCCCAGGATGAACATGTCGGGCACGACGTTCTCGTGGTCGACCGCGAACATCCTGCCCGTGCGGCCGAGGCCGGACTGGATCTCGTCGGCGATCAGCAGCACCCCCGTGCGATCGCAGATCTCGCGCACGCGGGTCAGGTAGCCGGGTGGCGGCACGATCACACCCGCCTCGCCCTGCACCGGCTCGAGCAGGACGGCCACGGTCTCGTCGTCGATGGCGGCCGCCAGCGCGTCGGCGTCCGCGAACGGCACCGTGACGAACCCGGGGGTGAACGGCCCGAAGCCCTCGCGGGCGGTCGGGTCGGTCGAGAAGCCGACGATCGTGGTCGTCCTGCCGTGGAAGTTGTTGGCGAACGTCACGATCTTCGCGCGGCCCGCCGGCACGCCCTTGACGGTGTAGCCCCAGCGGCGGGCGACCTTGATGGCGGTCTCCACGCCCTCGGCGCCGGTGTTCATCGGCAGGACCATCTCCATGCGGCACAGCTCGGCGAGCTCGCGACAGAAGTCCGCGAACTGGTCGTGCGAGAAGGCGCGGCTCGTCAGCGTGACCCGGTGCAGCTGCCGCTCCGCCGCCGCGACCAGCGCGGGGTGACGGTGGCCGAAGTTGAGGGCCGAGTAGCCTGACAACGCATCCATGTAGCGGCGACCGTTGACGTCGGTCACCCACGCGCCCTCGGCCTCCGCGACCACGACCGGCAGCGGAGCGTAGTTGGGGGCCTCGTACGTGGCCTGGTCTCGTGCGTTGATCGTGGTCATGTGGCGAACTCCGTGAACGACAGCACCACACGCGGGTCCCACGTGTTGACACCATCTGTACTCTACGACGTGCCCAGAGTGAACGATAGGTGAGGATGTCGGGAGTGGTCGAAGATTCGTTGCAGATCGACGCGCTTGATCGCAAGATCATTGCACAGCTCATGCTGGATGGCAGGCGGAGCTTCCGCGCGCTCGGCGCCACCGTTGGGCTGTCAGCACCCGCTGTCAAGCGTCGGGTCGACCGTCTGCACGACGACGGGGTGATCGCCCGGTTCACCGTCGCCGTCGACCCCCGCGTGCTGGGCTGGAGCGTCGAAGCCTTCATCGAGCTCTTCTGCGCACCCCGTACGCCGTCCCACAGCATCCGTGAGGCGCTCGCGGACCACCCTGAGGTGGTGTCGGCGTTCACGATCACCGGCGACGCGGACGCGCTGCTGCACCTGCGCGTCGCCGACGCCGCCCACCTCGAGGCGGCACTCGAGCGCATCAGGGCCGAGCAGATCGTCACGCAGACCCGCAGCGTGGTCGTGCTGTCGCGTCTGCTCGACCGGTCCTGAGCCGCGTTCCCCGCGCATCACCCGATGCGGGTGGTGCGGCCGGTGCCGAACCGCTCGGCCATCAGGGCCTTGAGGCCGACGGGGAAGCGCTCGTGCATCGCCACGTGGGCGTCGATGAGATCGCGCTGGACCTCGGCGTCGCCGTCGAACGCGGCGCTGCACCGCTCGGGCTCGACGTTCGCCAGGCCGAGGATCGCGCCGGCGCAGCCCGCCGGGCCCGCGAGCGACAGCACCGCCGACGAGCCTGTGTACAACGGCAGCGCCGTGGTCCGCAGGGTCACCAGCAGCCGCTCGGCGTCGCCGGTCGAGTCCTTGCACCCGGCAACGGGCAGCGAGCCGATCACCTCCACCGGCAGGCCCGGCGGCGAGACCGTCGGCAGATGGTACGCCAGCACCGGGACGGTACCCGCGGCCACCGCCACCTGCTCATAGTAGGGGCGCGGGTCGGCGGTGTGCGGGGGCGACAGCGTCAGGACCGCGTCCGCGCCACCGTCGCGCGCCCGCGTCGTCAGGTCGACGGCCTGCCGGGCCGAGGGCGCACCGGTGCCGGCGATGACGGGCACGCCGTCCACGGCGGACCGCACGGCCGCGAGCAGGCGTTCGCGCTCGTCGATGCTCAGCGCAGCCGCCTCGCCGGTCGTGCCGGTCACCACTACGGCCCGCACCCCGAGCTCGACGAGCCGTGCAGCGTGCGCCGCCGTGGCGTCGGCGTCGACCTCGCCGTCGTCATCGAACAGCGTGACCAGTGCGACACCCACCCCCGTGAACACCATGGCGGCAGCGTACCCGTCACGCCACGGCCGACGCGGCCCGCCGTATCATGCGCTGCCTGCCACCACCAGGGGAGCGCATGACCGAGGACACCACACGGGCGGCCGGCGAGCGCGCGGCGTTGCTCAGGCTCGCGGTCGACATCGCACGCGAGGCGGGCGCGCTGCTGCGGTCCTACGCTGACAGCGACGACCTGCACGTCGCCACGAAGTCCACGGCCACCGATCCCGTGTCGGCCGCGGACCACGCCAGCGAGCGCCTGATCAGCGAGCGCGTCCGCGCCGCCCGACCCGACGACGGCCTCATGGGCGAGGAGCAGGAGGGCGACCGTGAGGGGTCGACCGGCCTGCGTTGGGTGGTCGACCCCCTGGATGGCACCGTCAACTACCTGTACGGCATCCCCCAGTGGTCGGTGAGCATTGCCGTCGAGGACGCCGACGGCCCACTCGTGGGCGTGGTGCACGACCCGAGCCGCGACGACCTGTTCACCGCGATCCGCGGTGGCGGTGCGCGGCTCAACGACACGCCGCTGCGGCTGGATCCGCCGACCGACGTCAGCGACGCTCTGATCGCCACGGGGTTCTCCTACGACCCCGCCGTGCGTGGTCGGCAGGCCGAGATGCTCACCGGACTGATCACCACGGTGCGCGACGTGCGCCGGCTGGGGTCGGCGGCGCTCGACCTGGCCTGGCTCGCGGCCGGCCGATGCGACGGCTACGTCGAGTTCGCGCTGCACCGCTGGGACTACAGCGCCGGCAGCCTCCTGGTCACCGAGGCAGGCGGAATCGTCGCCGCGTGGGAGCTGGCGTTCGGCGACGACGTACGCAAGGGCCTGAGTGCCGGCGGGGAGAGGGTCAGCGATCACCTCGCGGCGTGGCTCGAGGCGGCCGGCGCCCACCGGATCCCGCTGGAGGCGTTCGTCGAGTGACTCTTCACGACCCGGGCGATTAGGTCATGTCGCGCGCATCCGTTGGCGGTCGCGGATCCAGTCGCACCTGCTGAATCGCGTACTCACGGACGGCGAGCACAGTGATCCGCCAGCCCTCGAGCTCGAGCTGGTCACCGACGGCTGGGAGGCGCCCGAGCCGGTCGAGGATGAGCCCGGCCAGGGTGACGTAGTCGCCGGTGGGCAGGTCGACGTCGAGATCGACGAGGTCGTGGATCGGGAAGTGGCCGGCCAGGGTGATCGATCCGTCGGGGTGGCGGATGGCGGCCCGGACATCGGGATCGTACTCGTCGTGGATCTCTCCGACGAACTCTTCGACCAGGTCCTCGACGGTCACGATCCCCTCGATCGCGCCGTACTCCGAAACGACCAGCGCCATCGTCTGCCGCGCGGCCTGCAGGGCGCGCAGAGCGTCGATCAACGGCAGGAACTCCGGCAGCGCGACGGCCGTCCGTGCCCGGTCGGCGACCGTTCCCGACTGGCCGACGAGGTCGAGCAGCGACACGACCCGGTCGGCGTCGTCGAGCCGCTCGCGGTACACCGGCGCGCGGGTGTGGCCCGCGTCTCGAAGGCGGTCGATCGCCGCGTCGACGCGGAGGTCCTCGGCCACCGCGAGAACCTGTGGTCGTGGGCGGACAACCTCTCGTAGCGTGCGGTTGATCGCCTCCAGCGCACCGGTGATGATCTGCCGCTCAGCGCGGCTGTACAGGCCGCCGGCGGCGATCAGGTCGCGGACCTCCTCGTCGGTGACCATCTTCCGGCCGAGGCGGGGGTCGCCGCCGAACACCCGGATCGTGACGTCGGTCGCCTTGCCGAGCAGCCACACGACGGGACGCGCGACCGTCGCCAGCGCCGCCAACGGACGTGCCGCCAGCAGCGCCCAGCGCTCGACGTGCTGCATGGCCAACCGCTTCGGAGCCAGCTCCCCCAGTACGAGCGTGAAGAAGGTCAACACGGACGTCACCACAACGATGGCGACCGGGCGGGCGGCTGCGCCAAGAGCGGCGAGCCTCCCGATCAGTGGCTCGGCCAGCGTGACGGCCGCGGTCGCCGATGCCAGGAACCCAGCCAGTGTGATGCCGATCTGGATCGTTGCGAGGAAGCGGTTGGGGTCACGCGCGAGCCGCGCTGTCAGCTGCCCGCGGCGGCCACGCTTCTCGAGGCGCTGGATCTGGCCCGCACCCAGGGAGATCAACGCGATCTCGCTGCCGGCGAACAACGCGTTGGCAACGACCAGTGCGCCCACGAGTGCCAGCTGCCACCCAATGCCCACGACATGCTCCTTGTCCTGTTCCACCAACAGCCTTGTCGGACGCCACCTGCGATGCCAGACGTGCACACGACTGTGACCCCGCGGTACGGGCAAAGGCGTGACCGCCTTCGCGAACGACCGGCGAAGGCCCTGATCGCCGAACAGCACAGCAGCGGCGCCTGCGCATGCTCGGGTGCAACGCGACCGCCCGACGGCCGAACACGCGGCTACCCGATGGCGGACCGTCGATCCAGGCCTACGGCTGGCTGCCGTGCGTCTCGACGTGCAGCCGCCGCGCCTGGGCGACCCAGCCACCTCGGCGCAGCCGCGTGACCAGCCGCGGCCGGCGCGCCGCGAGCTCGGCGATCGCGCGATCGTCGAGCAACGCGAGCTGCCGGAAGGTCGTGATCCCCTCCGCGCGCAGCTGCCGCTCGAGCGCCGGTCCGATGCCGCTGATGCGCTGCAGCTCGTCCTCGGTCGCCGCGGCCGGCGTCTCCGCCGCGTCGGCCTCCAGCACCAGGGGCGTTCCGATCTCGGCATCGGCAGCCGGTTCCTCCTCCGCCACCGGCTCCTCCACGGTCGCCGGCCCCTCCACGGCGTCCTCGACCACCGCCGGCCCCTCCACGGCGTCCTCAACCACCGCCGGCCCCTCCGAGGGTTCCTCTACGGCGACCGGCTCCTCCACGACCGTCGGCTCCTCCCCGGCGACCGTCACGTCGGCCGCCGCCTCCGGCTCGGCGCCCGGTGCGGGCCCGGGCGCTCCTCCCGACTCACGGTCGGCGCCGCCCTCGGCGCGCTCCGTCGCGTCGGAGAGGTCGAGCGTGGCCGCGACCGGTGCGAGGGGCGCCGCGACGCGGTCCTCGTCAGCCCCGGCCGCGTCCTCCACGACGCGGGCGTGGGCGTGTTCCGGCATGGCATCCACGTCGGCGCCGCGCGTCGCCGCCGTCGCCGCCGGCCCAGCCTCCACCGGGCGCGATGCCGCGTCCTCCGCAGCCGTTGACGTGTCCGTCTCGCCGCCGTCGCCGGCGGCGGTGGCCACCGCCGCGTCCTCGGCGGGCAGCGCCACCTCCTCGGTGATGTCGGCGTCGTCGTCGAGCTCCGCGTCGTCGAACAGGCGCACGTCGTCGTCGGGAATAGTCGCGGCGTCGGCTGCGACATCGACCGGCTCGTCGGCGGACGGCTCGACGAGATCGTGGTCCCCCTCGAGTTCGGCAAGCTCGTCCTCGAGCTCACTGACCGTGGCGTCGCGTTCGGCCAGCAGGTGCTGGGCGTTCGTCAGCTGCCCACGCAGCCGCACCATGTCCTTGTTCGCCAGCTCCAGACGTGCCGACGTCTCGGCGAGGGTGGCGGTCGCGCGGTCCCGGGTGCGCACCACGTCCTCGTACAGCGCCCGCTCGACACGCTCACGGTGCAGCAACCAGCCGAAGAACAGTCCAAACGCGCAGCCCGCTGCAAACCCGAGCAGCACCAACAAGCTTGTGCCTTTCACGTGTGGACGTGCCGCCCGCCGTCGTAGGTGGCGCGGGCAGTCGAACGGCGCGGTCTCCCCGTCGCAGTGTGGACGTCGCGCCAGTTCACTGCATCATGACGGCCGCCGCAACCTGTTGACCTGTCTGGACGCGCAGGATCCGTCGACAGCTCATCGCGCCCTTGACCGTCCCGTGATCGGGCGGCACGATGCGGCGCGTCATCGGCAACGGTTGTGTCGAACGCAACACAAGGGTCACCGCCGGGAGGTCGCCGTGCACATCCTGTTCGCGGACGCGTTCCACCCCGACCACGCCGATGCGCTGCGGGACCGCGGCCACGCGTGCACCTTCGCACCCCAGCTCACGGCCGACGACCTTCCCGACGCCGTCGCCGGCATGGACGTCCTCGTGGTCCGCAGCACCAGGGTCACGTCGACGACCATCGCCGCAGCGGGCTCGCTGGGCATCATCATCCGTGCGGGTGCCGGCACCAACACGATCGACAAGGAGGCGGCGGCCGAGCACGGCATCTACGTGTGCAACGTGCCCGGGCGCAACGCGATCGCCGTCGCTGAACTGGCGTTCGGCCTGGTCGCCGCGCTCGATCGCAACATCCCCGACAACGTCGCCGACCTGCGCGCGGGCATCTGGAACAAGAAGCGGTACACACAGGCCGGTGGGCTGTACGGCCGCACGGTCGGCGTCGTCGGCCTCGGCGACATCGGGCTCGCCTTCGCCGAGCGCGCCGCCGCGTTCGGGATGCGCGTGCACTCCGTCGCGAAGCCCGGTCGACCGCCGGAGGTGTTGGCGCGTGCCGAGCGCGCCGGCGTGTCCTTCGTCGACGATCTCGCCACCCTGGCGGCGACGTGCGACGTGCTGTCGTTCCACGTGCCGTTGAACGATGACACGCGCGGCATGGTCGACGCCACGCTGCTCGACCGCGTGCGACCCGGCACGTGGATCATCAACACGTCCCGCGGCGAGATCGTCGACGACGACGCGCTGCTCGACGCCATCCACGAGAAGGACGTGCGGGCCGGGCTCGACGTCCACAACGGCGAGCCGTCGTCGTCGACCGGCAGGTTCGACTCGCTTCTCACCCAGCATCCGAACGTCTACGGCACGCACCACATCGGCGCGTCGACGGAGCAGGCGCAGCGCGCGATCGCCGCCGAGGTCGTCGCGATGCTCGACGCCTACGAGCACGGCGAGATCCGCAACTGCGTCAACATCGAATCGCAGCCGGTCGGCAACGCGACGTTGGTCATCCGCCACCTCGACGAGGTCGGAGTCCTGTCGGACGTGCTGAACGTGTTGCGCCAGTGCGAGCTGAACATCGAGCAGATGACGAACACGATCTTCGCCGGACGCACGGCCGCCGTCGCCACGATCCACACCAGCGGCGCGACCCCCGACGACCTGGCGGACCGCCTCAACGCGGTCGACCGGGTGCTTCACGCCAGCGTCCGCAACGTCGCGGGCGACGCGTGACAGCTGGCGACAGGTGCGGCGGGACGCGTGACGGGCAGGCTCATGACACGATCGGACCGATCGCCACCGCACCACACCGAGGAACCATGACCACTGACGACGCCACCAGGACGACCGGCACCCGCGTGCACAACTTCAGCGCCGGCCCGTCGACCCTGCCGCTGACCGTGCTCGAGGAGGTCCGCGACCAGCTGGTCGACTACTCGAGCAGCGGCAT
This DNA window, taken from Euzebyales bacterium, encodes the following:
- the rocD gene encoding ornithine--oxo-acid transaminase; the encoded protein is MTTINARDQATYEAPNYAPLPVVVAEAEGAWVTDVNGRRYMDALSGYSALNFGHRHPALVAAAERQLHRVTLTSRAFSHDQFADFCRELAELCRMEMVLPMNTGAEGVETAIKVARRWGYTVKGVPAGRAKIVTFANNFHGRTTTIVGFSTDPTAREGFGPFTPGFVTVPFADADALAAAIDDETVAVLLEPVQGEAGVIVPPPGYLTRVREICDRTGVLLIADEIQSGLGRTGRMFAVDHENVVPDMFILGKALGGGIVPVSAVVSRRDVLGVLTPGSHGSTFGGNPLACAVARAVIELLETGVFQENAARMGERLGRGLAALPSDQVDAVRVRGLWAGIDIAGDRTGRAVCERLLELGVLAKDTHGRTIRLGPPLMVTADEVDLLLDRLAEAVATTR
- a CDS encoding Lrp/AsnC family transcriptional regulator; this translates as MSGVVEDSLQIDALDRKIIAQLMLDGRRSFRALGATVGLSAPAVKRRVDRLHDDGVIARFTVAVDPRVLGWSVEAFIELFCAPRTPSHSIREALADHPEVVSAFTITGDADALLHLRVADAAHLEAALERIRAEQIVTQTRSVVVLSRLLDRS
- a CDS encoding dihydrodipicolinate synthase family protein; amino-acid sequence: MVFTGVGVALVTLFDDDGEVDADATAAHAARLVELGVRAVVVTGTTGEAAALSIDERERLLAAVRSAVDGVPVIAGTGAPSARQAVDLTTRARDGGADAVLTLSPPHTADPRPYYEQVAVAAGTVPVLAYHLPTVSPPGLPVEVIGSLPVAGCKDSTGDAERLLVTLRTTALPLYTGSSAVLSLAGPAGCAGAILGLANVEPERCSAAFDGDAEVQRDLIDAHVAMHERFPVGLKALMAERFGTGRTTRIG
- a CDS encoding inositol monophosphatase family protein encodes the protein MTEDTTRAAGERAALLRLAVDIAREAGALLRSYADSDDLHVATKSTATDPVSAADHASERLISERVRAARPDDGLMGEEQEGDREGSTGLRWVVDPLDGTVNYLYGIPQWSVSIAVEDADGPLVGVVHDPSRDDLFTAIRGGGARLNDTPLRLDPPTDVSDALIATGFSYDPAVRGRQAEMLTGLITTVRDVRRLGSAALDLAWLAAGRCDGYVEFALHRWDYSAGSLLVTEAGGIVAAWELAFGDDVRKGLSAGGERVSDHLAAWLEAAGAHRIPLEAFVE
- a CDS encoding hemolysin family protein is translated as MGIGWQLALVGALVVANALFAGSEIALISLGAGQIQRLEKRGRRGQLTARLARDPNRFLATIQIGITLAGFLASATAAVTLAEPLIGRLAALGAAARPVAIVVVTSVLTFFTLVLGELAPKRLAMQHVERWALLAARPLAALATVARPVVWLLGKATDVTIRVFGGDPRLGRKMVTDEEVRDLIAAGGLYSRAERQIITGALEAINRTLREVVRPRPQVLAVAEDLRVDAAIDRLRDAGHTRAPVYRERLDDADRVVSLLDLVGQSGTVADRARTAVALPEFLPLIDALRALQAARQTMALVVSEYGAIEGIVTVEDLVEEFVGEIHDEYDPDVRAAIRHPDGSITLAGHFPIHDLVDLDVDLPTGDYVTLAGLILDRLGRLPAVGDQLELEGWRITVLAVREYAIQQVRLDPRPPTDARDMT
- a CDS encoding NAD(P)-dependent oxidoreductase, which encodes MHILFADAFHPDHADALRDRGHACTFAPQLTADDLPDAVAGMDVLVVRSTRVTSTTIAAAGSLGIIIRAGAGTNTIDKEAAAEHGIYVCNVPGRNAIAVAELAFGLVAALDRNIPDNVADLRAGIWNKKRYTQAGGLYGRTVGVVGLGDIGLAFAERAAAFGMRVHSVAKPGRPPEVLARAERAGVSFVDDLATLAATCDVLSFHVPLNDDTRGMVDATLLDRVRPGTWIINTSRGEIVDDDALLDAIHEKDVRAGLDVHNGEPSSSTGRFDSLLTQHPNVYGTHHIGASTEQAQRAIAAEVVAMLDAYEHGEIRNCVNIESQPVGNATLVIRHLDEVGVLSDVLNVLRQCELNIEQMTNTIFAGRTAAVATIHTSGATPDDLADRLNAVDRVLHASVRNVAGDA